One Gopherus evgoodei ecotype Sinaloan lineage chromosome 1, rGopEvg1_v1.p, whole genome shotgun sequence genomic window, TTAaaccttttgatttaaaaaaaaacattttaattaggtTGAGGTATTGTAAAACTATTTTGAAAATTTGTGCTCCTACAATTGTAAATTAAAATTTATAATTAACTAAATTAtaatttctgattttttaatGCTGCTCCTGGTAGGCATTTTAATAGAATTTTACAAAATTGCTGTgggcaaaaaagaaaatattgaaaagtaaggccctgatcctccacACACTTAAGAAGGTGTGTAAAACTCCACTCTCATTaacagtcccattaacttcagtggtacTATTTGTTTAAAGTTCAGTATGTGCACAACTGTTTGCGGCATCAGAggctaaaattgtatttttattaaaagtttttctctaGTGGCATAAAATTGTATTCACTTGAAACAAAATTGATTTGGTGCTAACAATAAAAGTTGTTTagacttttaaaacattaacCAAGTTATTCTGAATTTTATTACACACATTGACCAACATTTCAAAAACAAGAGCCTAAACTCTTGAACATATATTGGGGAGTTAACgtttgaattttcaaaagtaccaatGTGGTTTAGAATCACAGATAGAGAAGCCTCTTTGAAATGCTTCTTCTGGACTTGTGAGAGTTCAATATATTGGATTTATGCTGGGATGCTAGAGAGGCCatggacttccccccccccccccccaacatagaTGAGGACCTCAACTGTGAAATTGCtccacagaaaaaaatctttatctaAAATCTGAAATTCTACTAATAATTAGGAAACTAAAGAAACAAATACCAAACATTGACTTTAGCAACTAAGACTAAAGTGAGAAATACTAAACTAACaatgtataaattaaaaactattttttaaattaaaattgtgatattttggcttttaaaaaaaatcatgatttttatctACCCTGGTTTCCTGACAGTGGAGTTGGTATAGGTCCATCGAACAGAGAGCACTGAAGAGAATGAATGTATATGGGGGCTACATGGTGTATTCTGCAATGGTTGATTGGATTTCAGCAAGGGGAGAGTCAGGGACCTACCGGGAACAATGttatgaatagggccctaccaaatagTCAGTCCATTATGGCCAATTTCAAAGCCATAGGATCTGAgaatgtttaaatctgaaatttcagtgatGCAACCgtgggggtcctaacccaaaaagggatggtggggggggaagggtggcaaacctgtgggggggagggtgtcaggggattgtcaccctcacttctgtgctcccttcagagctgtactgtccctcccctgcccagtgaGAGCTAGAAGCCCCATTTGCTGGGgcgctcccagcagcacaggaaaGATTTGACACAATTCCACAAgaactcctccagctgcaggaacttCTGGGGCTGCTTCCCAGTCCCAGAGTGTCCTGCAGCAGAGGGAGGTACTCGGAGGTGGGGCTGGTGTCTCTCCaccccagagcagctgtgcaggggagggacaagtcctctccctcccctgctcagcCAGAGCTAGGAGTCCCCTGTGCTGGGGTGCTCCCAGCAGCATAGGGAAGATCCTAGTCTGAATAACTGGAGTGAGTGCTACCTCATAAATATGGTCCTTAATGCCTACAAAGTGCTTTGGAAATGTAAAACACTAAGTATAATTAATATTATTGTTCAACTCTGCTTAAACAGAGAAAAGCATTTGTagatgtaaaattaaaaatgcacTGCTCATATTGAAATTTTGAACATCTATTGTATAATAGTATcttcaaacaaacattttgaaaactgctTAGGGTCTCTCAGGGACAATAATGCCAAACTCACAAAAAGCAGAAAATATAGAGTAAAGTTCTGTTCACAACCACGGACCGAAAAACACATGGCCTACCGCCCTACAAATCTGCTTTACTCAACTATAGTCACCAAGGGCATACCCAGACAGCCCTAAATGTGGCCTTTGATGCAAGTATCCAAAGGGAATGAAGCCACAGATGGACCTCAGCAATAGTTGGCACCTCCCTAGAGCTTTTGCTAGAGGAAGTGAGGCTGCCCCTAGGTAGTGCCACTATATCCCATTCTTTGCAAATGGAACAATAATCAGCGTGTCCTCAGGGAAGATGGCCCGTCCCCAGGATCTATGGTTAGGAAACTAGACAAGAAAACGTGAAGAGATGGGCAAAATCAACATTATCAGCATGCTCTTCAATCTTCTGTCATTTTTGCTATACTGTTGCAAACTGATCTGACACCACTTAATTACGCAAACTAGTTAACCGTTAAttttctgtgcccctccccctcatATTCAACTGagcattgtattttatttttaaactttcttcTTGCCACGCATCACCAAAAACattacaaaaaacccaaaacactgtAAAAATATGAACAATTGTGTTTTGAAAGTATAGTTTTACCTTGGGAACCGAAAATACTTTAAACAATTCAAACATGTTcacatttaaaattttcattattCTCCCGCACAAATATTCAAGTAAAAAAAGcactaattaattaaaatgaactTTGTGTCAACTTTCACTATGGTGCCACTAATGTACCATGATAATTAGCATACATCACTAGAGTTAAATTTCCCAGGTTTGATATTAAAGTGTTTTATTTCATATATGTAAAACAACAAACCATAAGATCACGTTACCAGGTaacaaaataaacataaaacGATGCAAATCACTATTAAAATGAATGCATATTTTACATATTGTCTATAATAGGGGTGTCAACCATTAGGCCTGCTTGATGAATTTCTGTGGTCCTCATGTCCTACTCATtccattttaaagaaacaaaaggtTTTTCTGTCTCCAGGCTGCAAAGATAGTTTTCCAAATGTAAGTTAATATAGTGTTATCTTCTTGAGTCTGCAGACAACCTGAAACAATAAATCAGAGTGTGATCTCTGCTTCCTATTAATCCGTGTTGGAGTGACTttaaaccagtggtgggcaacctgcgaccCACATGAGGCCCATCACTACTTTAAACCCAGTAATGACAACTATTCATCAGCACTAATTATTTCAATAGATAaaatggggaagggggcaggaattACTGAAGCGGAGACAGAAAgaaacaggaaggaaggaaggaaggaaatgaagAAAGGAGGATAGAGACAGAAACAAAAGGGGAGAAATAGCAATTCTCCTAACTGTGAGTATATTTTCCCTTTCAGTGATAATGAAcactaaaatgaaaataaaaaatgtagttACTGAATGTTCTACCATTGTTTTCTATGAAAACATTTTAGACATCAGTGGATATTCCACTGTCAATTGAGGGGAATAAATACTCTTATACCCAAACTCactaacaataattaaaaatggaatttggCTCTTTCCAAATCATTTGACATCTCTGGTCTATACTTTGACTAGGACAAAGATAGCAAATATTCCATTAGAATTTTTGTGATCTGTAATGGACAGGATATAAACCTAATTAaagcactactgaagtcaataggatatTCCATATAACGCATAAAAGATGTACTATGGAATTCAAGTATATATAAATCTGCATGTACGGTAACTGCTTGCAGACTTAGGTTAACTTGTTagaaaagtcttttttttaataagcattaTTTAGTTCTGAAAAAAAACTATCAAAATGATAACAAGTTTAAGATTTCAGAACTAAGGCTTTTTAAGAAGCAAGCAAACTCCCACTATTTTCCCCTGCTctctgattaaaaacaaaacctagaACAGATTTAAATGAGAGCTTGTTCATAAAAGATTGCAACTGAAGTTGAATGCCAAGTTTCATACCAGGAGAAAATAAACTAATCAATTCATTATGCATAAATTGCCCCAAATTAAGAGTTTTATTATAAACTCTCAACAAGTTATATCTACAATATCAGAGGGATTAAGTTTCACTAAACTTTTAGGTAGATTCAGTGAACGTGCAATATTTGACAGACTGTTTATAAAACTAAAGCTCAGATTTATAAGGAATACATATAATCATCATGCTATTTCCAAAGTACTACAGTCtattaaaaaaataggaaaaaagtaAGCAACGAATAATTATTAGATAATTCCATCAATATGCCTTTTTTCACTTTTCTATAAAgctttacatttttacatttcatcCTTTTCTTATTAAAGAAGATTACATAAATGTTTGGAAACTTGAACATACAGTAGCTTCATTCTTATTTCTGAACAGCAGCCAGTTTTCAAACCCTTTGCTAGCTCGACATTTATCTCATCAAGATATCTTCTCCCATGAAGTCAACTTGTCATATTTTCAGCAGCCTAGAAAGAGAAGTACAATTCATTATAATGAACTCACTCAAAATAAACACTGTGGAGATATAGATCAGCTATAACACTTATGGTCATTTCTTGCAACTACTTTTATTTGGTCAACAATGTTTAAATAGTTTACAGATCATAAATCATGTGATATGTAATCTTAATATGCTGCTTAAATGGCTCTTTCATggattattttcattttcacaaTATTTTTGACTCTCGCTAttccttctttattaatttaGCCATCACTTGACAAAATTGGACACAGGAATGCCAAGTGTATAATTCTAACAAGGAGCTGTACCTGGTCTTTTCACACTGACTCATGGAGGTGGTGTTCAGATTAGGGCATGTTTTACTACAGACCCACACATAGTCATGCGGTGGCACCTACTTGTTAAACtgtaaaccaaaacaaacaaacaaaaaatgtgtgAAATGTATATGAATCCTTATTCTTGTCCTTTCCAAATTTTTATTATATAATATGAAATACATAATGGTGTAGCATAAACATTTTATCTGCATGAATTTGGGACACTGGCATAATTCATAAGTAAAACTACAGTGAGTTATACAGATCATTTTAATAGTAGTAGTAACAGTAACAGCAGCAGtagtagtaaatatttatataatggTACCACTGGATGCTGGATAAACACAGAAGAGCTATCCTTGCCATGAAAGGCTCTACAGACAAACGGCAGGGAATGTGGTTATGACATACAAGAAAGTTAATGTGGGGAAGAACTGATACTGCCTTCTACATAAATGTAGACAAATACATGTAACTGagatcattattttttaaactgggaTTCGAAGAAGAAAGAACGATTACTAAAGCAGCCAGCATGTGTAGGGCTCAATTATGAAGAGCCTTAAAGGTAAAAAACAAGGAGCCTATATTTGATATAGAGGTGAATGGGAATTGAAGCCTAAATGTGGATCTGTTGATAAAATCTGAATATCTGACGAGCAAATTGTTAGAGAATCCAGTCCCTGGCTCTACATTATTTATAGCTTTGCAAAATTATCATGAAAGTATACCTGTTCACTTAAAGAACAAAAAAGGCCCAGTTGCCCATTTTTTACCATTGTGATTGATGATAAAGAAAGTTAATAACTTTATTGGTCCATCAAAACATGTCACTCATTCAAAGTAAGGGAAAAAAAGCAAGTAAAAATTTGTAAGGTTTGCTATCTGCAGTGTCTATGCTTTAGATCAATCCTATTAGCAATACAGGATGAAGGCGACAGGATTTGTTTcctaagattattatttttattttatttaaaatgcaagGCAAAGGTACAATTGCCTATAAAAGGCTAAAAGTGCAGTAATTTGAACTCTGatttgctttaattaaaaaaaaaacaaaaacctctctGCATGTTTTTCATAAACTGCCTTACCTTTAGCGCTTCTGTAGCCTTGCGTAGCTCTTTAATTACTGAGGATAAGGCCTCTGGATTTATACCTTGCTCACACAACCGCACACAAATAGACAGAGTTTCCATATCCAAACCAGTGTTTAATATTCTTGAAATCTCAAGCAGAACtgcaacaatttttaaaaattaaaattaggtttttttaaagtttaaatgagATTACTGacatttctctttaaaataatttatttcttaagggtgggattttcaaaagttgaaCCTCTGTGGATGGGGACAATGGAAACACTACCTATCCACCCCCACAGTTTGAACCCCATCTATAACATTCATAATCACCTTCCCCATGTGAAGTCAGAAGTCCCAAACTCCAAACTCAGTTCCTCATTTACATTCTCTACCCTAGTGTTTCCCATTCACTGAACCAGGATATTACTTGTTTACTGTTGTAATAGGAAGAATAGTCAACATGCATATAGAATGTAGTAAGCTCTCATTTGTagacagtgatttaaaaaaattctaaaattgtAATAATTCAAATCTTTGCCCATTAAATGGAGGGTAGGAAAGAAAACAGGAGCAATTTTAATTAACTATTACAATATTATAATATTGTTTTGTATTACTGCATATTTAATTATCAATTTTACGCAATATTAAAGTTTTGTCTGACAATACAGACATAAATATTAACTTTTATTTGCTCTCAAAAGCAAATATTAACTTAAGCTTTTAAAAAGTGTTCAAAgctagtggctctcaacctttccagaccactgcacccctttcaggagtctgatttgtcaaTAAGCAAGACAcgtttcacctcacttagaaactacttgcttacaaaatcagacacaaaaatatgaaagtgtcacagcacactattacttgaaaattgcttactttctccttttcaccatataatgataaaataaatcaattggaatatgaatattgtacttacattttggtgtatagtatatagcagtgtttcccaaacttgggacactgcttgtgtaggaaaatcccctggcgggccgggccaatttgtttatctTCCCCGTGCACAGGTTTGGCCTATTGCGGCACCCACTGACCGCTCCAGGCAAATGGGGACTGCGGAAAGCAGAGCAGGCCGATGGATGTGCtagccgccgcttccagcagctcccattggcttggagcagtgaaccacagccagtgggtgccgcgatcggccgaacctgcggatggggaacgtaaacaaaccggtccggcctgccaggggctttccctacacaagtggcgctccaagtttgggaaatactggtATACAGAacagtacaaacaagtcattgtctgtatgaaattttagtctgtactgacttcgctagtctttttatgtagcctgttgtaaaactaggcaaatatctagataagttgactGGAAACATCTCTATGCATTCCCTAGGGTACGTGTAccctgggttgagaaccactgtcctacgCCCTCACTCCTACATCTATATTTGGTTCTCCCTTTGACAATGCCAATGCCATGTGTTACAAGAATGGCCAATCACTCGATTCAGTAACTCAAGATACTTCTTCTAGATTTTTACTGGCTAGTTTTTCCCAGCGTCATTACCCTTTTGCCTTACAGTCTTCCCATCTACTAATAATCACTGAACTGCTCATTCCACTACAAGCATCTTCATCCAAGCATGTCTGTGATGAAATGGCATCCTCTGACTAGCTACTTCTCCCTTTTGAATCTTATGAAAAGCTTTCACTATTCTAGAGCAGTACAAGGTTCAGTCTTCAGCAAGATTCCCTGACAACAGTGATTTATATTAAGAAATATTACTTATAACGTTTCTATAATCGCAAAGAAACAAAGCTTTCCAAAATTTGAAATAGAAATACTACTTCATTCCTTCCACCATTACACTAGGACAACAGATAGCTGTTTGGGTACCTAATGTGCGAATACTGACAAGATATATAGTTCACAAATACTACAAATGTTTTACTGCAATATCAATTTATGGTATACTGAattatagctttaaaaaaaatgagatcacCCActatcatagcattccttctcagatctgaaccttagagttcagaaaatgaaatactagcacctgaatcctctaagcttaattaccagcttagatctgattgcactgccaccacccaaaataatagtgttttggggcactctgacctccccaaccttccctggggaccccaagaacccagatcccttgggttcttaaaacaaggagaaataaaccattccccccacctttccccctctcagaatttccctccctgggctatcttGAGAGATCCTGatctaacctctaaatcaccatacagagaagcatctcccttcccttccaccaagaggcaaacagattcaaggaaaacaaagacagattctgtctctccccctcccatctccctcccacccGTCCCGGTgagtatcccaatcccctggaataatacaagggaaacaagaaagaaaaaatcaatcaggttcttaaaaaaaaaaaaaatcttttaataaaaaagaaagaaaaagtaaagaattatctctgtaacttcaagatgtaaatcttacagggtcctatagcttatagacaccagaaagagactttccccccagtaccaatacaaatcagaatattcccagcaactgcacatataaaagttaaccagccagatccacaattgcaaatagagtaaaaacaatcaaaaacctaaaccacctgtttttacttactatatgaaaagaaacttagagagcctgtagtaatgtctggtctctctcagaccctccgagagaagaacacacaacacaacacacacaaaagctttcctctgcccaaatttaaaagtatcttgtcttctgattggtcttctggtcaagtGTCCaattccctgcttgtaacccaagagacgttaacccttaacaatctgcttATGACACCCACACATATAGGCCAGGCCAAGATGTTCAAAAATGAGTGCCTAACGTTAGGAATCTATGTCCATAACTAGGCACGTAGGTAAGTGGCCTAAATTTCAGAAGTGCTAAGAACCCAGAAAAGCTCAacgaagtcagtgggagctgccaagTGTCCTGTACTTTTGAAATGTGAGTTCTATTAATATGTTCTCCCTGCTTAACTAAAGGTGGCTGTAATTCTCTCATAATGACCTTGAAAATACTGCAATTATATAAACACAGTATATTTTGAAGTCAGAACACtacatttaactttttaaatgagCTTTTAGTATATATTTCCTGGGCAT contains:
- the MZT1 gene encoding mitotic-spindle organizing protein 1, encoding MASGAANLNAVRETMDVLLEISRILNTGLDMETLSICVRLCEQGINPEALSSVIKELRKATEALKAAENMTS